Proteins encoded in a region of the Macaca mulatta isolate MMU2019108-1 chromosome X, T2T-MMU8v2.0, whole genome shotgun sequence genome:
- the GPM6B gene encoding neuronal membrane glycoprotein M6-b isoform X5: MGCFECCIKCLGGVPYASLVATILCFSGVALFCGCGHVALAGTVAILEQHFSTNASDHALLSEVIQLMQYVIYGIASFFFLYGIILLAEGFYTTSAVKELHGEFKTTACGRCISGMFVFLTYVLGVAWLGVFGFSAVPVFMFYNIWSTCEVIKSPQTNGTTGVEQICVDIRQYGIIPWNAFPGKICGSALENICNTNEFYMSYHLFIVACAGAGATVIALIHFLMILSSNWAYLKDASKMQAYQDIKAKEEQELQDIQSRSKEQLNSYT; this comes from the exons GCTGCTTTGAATGCTGCATCAAGTGTCTGGGAGGAGTCCCCTACGCCTCCCTGGTGGCCACCATCCTCTGCTTCTCCGGGGTGGCCTTGTTCTGCGGCTGTGGGCATGTGGCTCTCGCAGGCACCGTGGCGATTCTTGAGCAACACTTCTCCACCAACGCCAGTGACCATGCCTTGCTGAGCGAGGT GATACAACTGATGCAGTATGTCATCTATGGAATTGCGTCCTTTTTCTTCTTGTATGGGATCATTCTGTTGGCAGAAGGCTTTTACACCACAAGTGCAGTGAAAGAACTGCACGGTGAGTTTAAAACAACCGCCTGTGGCCGATGCATCAGTGGAATG TTCGTTTTCCTCACCTATGTGCTCGGAGTGGCCTGGCTGGGCGTGTTTGGTTTCTCAGCGGTGCCTGTGTTTATGTTCTACAACATATGGTCAACTTGTGAAGTCATCAAGTCACCACAGACCAACGGGACCACGGGTGTGGAGCAGATCTGTGTGGATATCCGACAATACG GTATCATTCCTTGGAATGCTTTCCCGGGAAAAATATGCGGCTCTGCCCTGGAGAACATCTGCAACACAAACGAG TTCTACATGTCCTATCACCTGTTCATTGTGGCCTGTGCAGGAGCTGGTGCCACCGTCATTGCCCTG ATCCACTTCCTCATGATACTGTCTTCTAACTGGGCTTACTTAAAGGATGCGAGCAAAATGCAGGCTTACCAGGATATCAAAGCAAAGGAAGAACAGGAACTGCAAGATATCCAGTCTCGGTCAAAAGAACAACTCAATTCTTACACATAA
- the GPM6B gene encoding neuronal membrane glycoprotein M6-b isoform X3 produces MKPAMETAAEENTEQSQERKGCFECCIKCLGGVPYASLVATILCFSGVALFCGCGHVALAGTVAILEQHFSTNASDHALLSEVIQLMQYVIYGIASFFFLYGIILLAEGFYTTSAVKELHGEFKTTACGRCISGMFVFLTYVLGVAWLGVFGFSAVPVFMFYNIWSTCEVIKSPQTNGTTGVEQICVDIRQYGIIPWNAFPGKICGSALENICNTNEFYMSYHLFIVACAGAGATVIALIHFLMILSSNWAYLKDASKMQAYQDIKAKEEQELQDIQSRSKEQLNSYT; encoded by the exons GCTGCTTTGAATGCTGCATCAAGTGTCTGGGAGGAGTCCCCTACGCCTCCCTGGTGGCCACCATCCTCTGCTTCTCCGGGGTGGCCTTGTTCTGCGGCTGTGGGCATGTGGCTCTCGCAGGCACCGTGGCGATTCTTGAGCAACACTTCTCCACCAACGCCAGTGACCATGCCTTGCTGAGCGAGGT GATACAACTGATGCAGTATGTCATCTATGGAATTGCGTCCTTTTTCTTCTTGTATGGGATCATTCTGTTGGCAGAAGGCTTTTACACCACAAGTGCAGTGAAAGAACTGCACGGTGAGTTTAAAACAACCGCCTGTGGCCGATGCATCAGTGGAATG TTCGTTTTCCTCACCTATGTGCTCGGAGTGGCCTGGCTGGGCGTGTTTGGTTTCTCAGCGGTGCCTGTGTTTATGTTCTACAACATATGGTCAACTTGTGAAGTCATCAAGTCACCACAGACCAACGGGACCACGGGTGTGGAGCAGATCTGTGTGGATATCCGACAATACG GTATCATTCCTTGGAATGCTTTCCCGGGAAAAATATGCGGCTCTGCCCTGGAGAACATCTGCAACACAAACGAG TTCTACATGTCCTATCACCTGTTCATTGTGGCCTGTGCAGGAGCTGGTGCCACCGTCATTGCCCTG ATCCACTTCCTCATGATACTGTCTTCTAACTGGGCTTACTTAAAGGATGCGAGCAAAATGCAGGCTTACCAGGATATCAAAGCAAAGGAAGAACAGGAACTGCAAGATATCCAGTCTCGGTCAAAAGAACAACTCAATTCTTACACATAA
- the GPM6B gene encoding neuronal membrane glycoprotein M6-b isoform X7 has product MGCFECCIKCLGGVPYASLVATILCFSGVALFCGCGHVALAGTVAILEQHFSTNASDHALLSEVIQLMQYVIYGIASFFFLYGIILLAEGFYTTSAVKELHGEFKTTACGRCISGMFVFLTYVLGVAWLGVFGFSAVPVFMFYNIWSTCEVIKSPQTNGTTGVEQICVDIRQYGIIPWNAFPGKICGSALENICNTNEFYMSYHLFIVACAGAGATVIALLIYMMATTYNYAVLKFKSREDCCTKF; this is encoded by the exons GCTGCTTTGAATGCTGCATCAAGTGTCTGGGAGGAGTCCCCTACGCCTCCCTGGTGGCCACCATCCTCTGCTTCTCCGGGGTGGCCTTGTTCTGCGGCTGTGGGCATGTGGCTCTCGCAGGCACCGTGGCGATTCTTGAGCAACACTTCTCCACCAACGCCAGTGACCATGCCTTGCTGAGCGAGGT GATACAACTGATGCAGTATGTCATCTATGGAATTGCGTCCTTTTTCTTCTTGTATGGGATCATTCTGTTGGCAGAAGGCTTTTACACCACAAGTGCAGTGAAAGAACTGCACGGTGAGTTTAAAACAACCGCCTGTGGCCGATGCATCAGTGGAATG TTCGTTTTCCTCACCTATGTGCTCGGAGTGGCCTGGCTGGGCGTGTTTGGTTTCTCAGCGGTGCCTGTGTTTATGTTCTACAACATATGGTCAACTTGTGAAGTCATCAAGTCACCACAGACCAACGGGACCACGGGTGTGGAGCAGATCTGTGTGGATATCCGACAATACG GTATCATTCCTTGGAATGCTTTCCCGGGAAAAATATGCGGCTCTGCCCTGGAGAACATCTGCAACACAAACGAG TTCTACATGTCCTATCACCTGTTCATTGTGGCCTGTGCAGGAGCTGGTGCCACCGTCATTGCCCTG CTGATCTACATGATGGCTACTACATATAACTATGCGGTTTTGAAGTTTAAGAGTCGGGAAGATTGCTGCACTAAATTCTAA
- the GPM6B gene encoding neuronal membrane glycoprotein M6-b isoform X6, producing the protein MKPAMETAAEENTEQSQERKGCFECCIKCLGGVPYASLVATILCFSGVALFCGCGHVALAGTVAILEQHFSTNASDHALLSEVIQLMQYVIYGIASFFFLYGIILLAEGFYTTSAVKELHGEFKTTACGRCISGMFVFLTYVLGVAWLGVFGFSAVPVFMFYNIWSTCEVIKSPQTNGTTGVEQICVDIRQYGIIPWNAFPGKICGSALENICNTNEFYMSYHLFIVACAGAGATVIALLIYMMATTYNYAVLKFKSREDCCTKF; encoded by the exons GCTGCTTTGAATGCTGCATCAAGTGTCTGGGAGGAGTCCCCTACGCCTCCCTGGTGGCCACCATCCTCTGCTTCTCCGGGGTGGCCTTGTTCTGCGGCTGTGGGCATGTGGCTCTCGCAGGCACCGTGGCGATTCTTGAGCAACACTTCTCCACCAACGCCAGTGACCATGCCTTGCTGAGCGAGGT GATACAACTGATGCAGTATGTCATCTATGGAATTGCGTCCTTTTTCTTCTTGTATGGGATCATTCTGTTGGCAGAAGGCTTTTACACCACAAGTGCAGTGAAAGAACTGCACGGTGAGTTTAAAACAACCGCCTGTGGCCGATGCATCAGTGGAATG TTCGTTTTCCTCACCTATGTGCTCGGAGTGGCCTGGCTGGGCGTGTTTGGTTTCTCAGCGGTGCCTGTGTTTATGTTCTACAACATATGGTCAACTTGTGAAGTCATCAAGTCACCACAGACCAACGGGACCACGGGTGTGGAGCAGATCTGTGTGGATATCCGACAATACG GTATCATTCCTTGGAATGCTTTCCCGGGAAAAATATGCGGCTCTGCCCTGGAGAACATCTGCAACACAAACGAG TTCTACATGTCCTATCACCTGTTCATTGTGGCCTGTGCAGGAGCTGGTGCCACCGTCATTGCCCTG CTGATCTACATGATGGCTACTACATATAACTATGCGGTTTTGAAGTTTAAGAGTCGGGAAGATTGCTGCACTAAATTCTAA